One Ricinus communis isolate WT05 ecotype wild-type chromosome 1, ASM1957865v1, whole genome shotgun sequence DNA window includes the following coding sequences:
- the LOC8270369 gene encoding protein WVD2-like 7 yields the protein MGESIVATSYDEDKMGETATSDRSLEVSVSFGRFENDSLSWEKWSSFSPNKYLEEVEKCATPGSVAMKKAYFEAHYKKIAAKKAEQLGQEKQMEHKPLGSNDQNGGDPIGKANGIDSEFDTFNTQTSSEGTRQEIKLDSELDSGLVNEPYEDGAINLEAQGLSVEQAEEELCSRIDGPSLNKPEETPFVREAETIPMESQAMKDLPKKLDKEAESIPIVKERNAKINQRKEPQKTSPMSKVRDMARIKKKPASPVAKSTQLSTPKVTKTGPTSGVLSTPQSSTKKATVSSLPKSKSPSVAGNNKVAPKSLHMSLSMDTPNSDPAPLAAAPTTTARKSFIMEKMKDKEIVKRAFKTFQNNYNQLKSSADERSLVAKQVPTKGTEVKVSSSMTPRKENAGSFKAVSMDKKTAKAAPSSFGLKSDERTERRKELSKKLVEKSNANEAESTGLRTKSKEEKGAEIRKLRQSLNFKGRPVPGSYQRQKISKSPLDKEGSKTLGI from the exons ATGGGTGAATCAATAGTGGCTACCTCATATGATGAAGATAAG ATGGGGGAGACAGCTACTTCAGATCGTAGTCTGGAAGTGTCGGTTTCATTTGGTAGATTTGAGAATGATTCATTGTCTTGGGAGAAATGGTCATCTTTCTCACCAAATAAGTACCTGGAGGAAGTTGAGAAGTGTGCTACACCTGGATCTGTAGCTATGAAAAAGGCATACTTTGAAGCCCATTACAAGAAGATTGCTGCTAAAAAGGCTGAGCAACTGGGACAGGAGAAGCAAATGGAACATAAACCATTGGGGTCAAATGATCAAAATGGTGGAGATCCCATTGGAAAAGCTAATGGGATAGATTCTGAATTTGATACTTTCAATACCCAAACTTCTAGTGAAGGGACTAGGCAAGAAATCAAATTGGACAGTGAATTGGACTCTGGCCTTGTCAACGAACCTTATGAAGATGGTGCAATCAATTTAGAAGCTCAAGGCTTATCAGTTGAACAAGCGGAAGAGGAATTGTGTAGCAGAATAGATGGCCCCTCATTAAATAAGCCAGAAGAAACTCCTTTTGTTAGAGAAGCAGAAACTATACCCATGGAGTCTCAGGCGATGAAAGACTTGCCAAAGAAGTTGGACAAAGAAGCAGAAAGCATTCCTATAGTTAAGGAGAGAAATGCAAAGATAAATCAACGAAAGGAGCCTCAAAAG ACTTCTCCAATGAGTAAGGTTAGAGATATGGCAAGGATAAAGAAGAAACCAGCATCACCTGTAGCTAAATCAACCCAACTTTCCACTCCGAAGGTCACAAAGACGGGGCCAACTTCCGGCGTATTGTCTACACCACAGTCTTCAACAAAGAAAGCAACTGTTTCATCATTACCAAAGAGCAAGAGTCCTTCTGTGGCAGGAAACAACAAAGTGGCTCCTAAATCCTTGCACATGTCTCTTAGTATGGATACTCCAAATTCTGATCCAGCTCCTCTCGCTGCAGCTCCTACAACAACTGCTAGGAAATCGTTTATTATGGAGAAAATGAAAGATAAGGAGATCGTTAAACGAGCATTTAAGACATTCCAAAACAATTATAATCAATTGAAATCTTCTGCTGATGAGAGATCTTTGGTAGCAAAGCAG GTGCCCACAAAGGGGACAGAAGTTAAAGTTTCCAGTTCTATGACTCCACGAAAAGAGAATGCAGG GTCTTTCAAAGCAGTTAGTATGGATAAGAAAACTGCTAAGGCAGCCCCATCTTCGTTTGGCTTGAAAAGTGATGAAAGGACAGAGAGAAGGAAAGAG CTTTCTAAGAAATTGGTAGAAAAATCAAATGCTAATGAGGCAGAGAGTACAGGCCTTCGAACAAAATCAAAG GAGGAAAAAGGGGCAGAGATTAGAAAGCTAAGACAGAGCCTCAATTTCAAAGGAAGGCCCGTGCCAGGTTCTTATCAGCGACAAAAGATATCAAAAAGCCCTCTAGATAAG GAGGGCTCCAAGACACTTGGGATATAG
- the LOC8270370 gene encoding germin-like protein subfamily 1 member 1, producing the protein MNSSSLLHTFLILTLLLGLAKPDPDPLQDYCIADSKASFYLNGVPCINPNLATTAYFTTSALAKAGNTRANPFGFNVTLTNTAILPGINTLGLTLARVDLDPSGIVPPHSHPRASEVTICLKGSILVGFVDSSNNLYTQQLRDGESFVFPKGLIHFLSNNDPMRPALAISGLSSQNPGAQIASLSVFRSNPFIPDDVVKKAFQITSQDVMRIRRNLGG; encoded by the coding sequence ATGAATTCCTCTTCTTTGCTCCATACATTCCTCATCCTGACCCTTCTATTGGGCCTTGCCAAACCAGACCCAGACCCACTTCAAGATTACTGCATTGCTGATTCAAAAGCCTCTTTTTACTTGAATGGCGTGCCTTGTATCAACCCAAACCTCGCAACTACTGCCTATTTCACCACATCAGCTCTTGCCAAGGCTGGTAACACAAGGGCCAACCCTTTCGGCTTTAAtgtcacactcacaaatactGCTATTTTGCCTGGGATAAACACCTTAGGTCTGACCTTGGCCCGGGTTGATCTCGATCCGAGCGGGATCGTGCCACCTCATTCGCACCCGCGGGCTTCTGAGGTTACCATTTGCCTAAAGGGTTCAATTCTCGTGGGGTTTGTTGATTCTTCTAATAATTTGTATACCCAACAGTTACGGGACGGGGAATCATTTGTATTTCCAAAAGGATTGATTCATTTCCTGTCTAATAATGACCCTATGAGACCAGCACTTGCTATTTCCGGGCTTAGCAGCCAAAACCCAGGAGCCCAAATCGCTTCTCTTTCAGTTTTCAGATCAAACCCCTTCATTCCAGATGATGTTGTGAAGAAAGCATTTCAAATCACAAGCCAAGATGTAATGAGGATCCGTAGGAACCTTGGAGGATAA